The proteins below come from a single Eucalyptus grandis isolate ANBG69807.140 chromosome 3, ASM1654582v1, whole genome shotgun sequence genomic window:
- the LOC104415297 gene encoding probable GTP diphosphokinase CRSH, chloroplastic, whose protein sequence is MGVDCERHRSLLVPVSFLILAHSTFIEDLVGKRSELDNKKVTFKKRAKHSRKSLLRHGDPLPSSPRPPPRQARSSVPPPDTHLPLVPGRPALLLRRRRRPPAAVGNDAPAAAGGARAVSPAPAENAAAAVALEHAGGKMVVELVGAFNELTERMRSGVSLSTRSSRILFKALKLAIPMLQSSPPGADGRPPLSRALSVAVILADLQMDAEVISAGILREVLETGAVSIHEVRDRIGRGTAHLLHESLRVKSFPSKVDVLDDESAAALRKFCLTFYDTRAVVLDLALKLDMMRHLNYLPRYQQQIVSLEVMKVHAPLAHALRTEFLSLELEDLSFRYLFPYSYLYVDRWLRSHETGSKPLIEIYKEELLQSLQDDSVLADMVDDILVLGRYKSRYSTMKKLLRDGRKPEEVNDILGLRIILKPKSGPDTTEIGEKACYRTREIVQILWKEMPHRSKDYISRPKLNGYRSLHMAVDVSKNGQARPLMEIQIRTTEMDMLAAGGTASHSLYKSGLTDPEEAKRLKAIMLAAAELAALRLQDLPSSNHKEMEIDRRDRVFRLLDKNGDGRISIEELMEVMEELGAPGDDAREMMQLLDANSDGSLSSDEFDSFQKQVELMRNLEDRDDEYKAMLNEKLHLDVIAGLIPATTEEPRQ, encoded by the exons ATGGGCGTCGACTGCGAGCG TCACCGCTCACTCCTAGTTCCTGTTTCGTTCTTAATTCTTGCGCACTCGACATTCATCGAAGATTTAGTGGGAAAAAGATCAGAACTTGATAATAAAAAAGTCACCTTTAAAAAACGAGCAAAGCACAGCCGCAAAAGCCTGCTGCGCCATGGAGATCCACTGCCTTCCTCCCCACGACCTCCGCCTCGCCAAGCTCGCTCCTCCGTCCCCCCGCCCGACACCCATCTCCCCCTCGTCCCCGGAAGGcccgccctcctcctccgccgccgccgtcgtcctcCCGCCGCCGTGGGCAACGACGCCCCGGCTGCCGCGGGAGGAGCTCGCGCCGTctcgccggcgccggcggaGAACGCGGCGGCCGCCGTGGCGCTGGAGCACGCCGGGGGAAAGATGGTGGTGGAGCTGGTGGGGGCGTTCAACGAGCTGACGGAGCGGATGAGGAGCGGGGTGTCGCTCTCCACGAGGTCCTCCCGCATTCTGTTCAAGGCGCTCAAGCTCGCCATCCCCATGCTGCAGAGCTCCCCGCCCGGCGCCGACGGCCGGCCTCCCCTCTCCAGGGCCCTCAGCGTCGCCGTCATTCTCGCCGATCTTCAG ATGGATGCGGAGGTAATATCAGCTGGCATCCTCAGAGAAGTTCTCGAGACAGGAGCAGTGTCCATCCATGAAGTGAGAGACCGGATTGGCAGGGGGACGGCTCATCTGCTCCACGAGAGCTTGCGAGTCAAGAGCTTCCCCTCGAAAGTTGATGTGTTGGACGACGAAAGTGCCGCTGCCTTGAGGAAATTCTGCCTCACATTCTACGACACAAGAGCCGTGGTTCTCGACCTGGCTCTGAAACTCGATATGATGAGGCATTTAAATTACCTGCCCAGATATCAACAGCAAATAGTCTCTCTCGAGGTTATGAAAGTGCACGCGCCATTAGCACATGCGTTGAGGACGGAATTCTTATCTCTGGAGTTAGAGGATCTTTCGTTCCGGTATCTGTTCCCTTACTCGTACCTCTATGTCGACAGGTGGTTAAGAAGCCACGAAACTGGAAGCAAGCCCTTGATAGAAATATACAAAGAGGAGCTGCTTCAGTCTTTACAGGATGATTCCGTTCTGGCTGATATGGTGGACGACATTTTGGTTCTAGGTCGATATAAGAGCCGCTACAGCACTATGAAGAAGCTCCTGCGAGATGGGAGGAAGCCAGAGGAAGTGAATGATATTCTGGGTTTGCGAATCATACTGAAGCCAAAGTCAGGACCAGATACGACTGAGATAGGCGAAAAAGCGTGCTATAGAACACGAGAAATTGTCCAGATTTTGTGGAAAGAGATGCCGCACAGATCGAAAGACTACATTTCGAGGCCCAAACTGAATGGCTATCGAAGCTTACATATGGCTGTCGATGTGAGCAAGAATGGCCAAGCTCGACCATTGATGGAGATACAGATACGAACTACGGAGATGGACATGTTGGCAGCTGGTGGAACAGCATCTCACTCTTTGTATAAAAGCGGACTCACCGATCCTGAGGAG GCAAAACGGCTAAAGGCGATAATGTTGGCCGCGGCGGAGCTTGCCGCTCTGCGTCTTCAGGACCTCCCATCCTCAAATCACAAGGAAATGGAGATCGACCGAAGAGATCGCGTCTTCCGCCTTCTTGACAAGAATGGAGATGGTAGGATCAGCATAGAAGAGCTCATGGAAGTGATGGAAGAGCTCGGGGCCCCAGGGGATGATGCGCGAGAGATGATGCAGCTCCTCGATGCCAACAGCGATGGCTCCCTGAGCTCCGACGAGTTTGACTCCTTCCAAAAGCAG GTTGAACTAATGAGGAATCTGGAGGACAGGGACGACGAATACAAGGCAATGTTGAACGAGAAGCTTCACTTGGACGTCATTGCCGGACTGATCCCAGCCACCACTGAAGAACCCCGGCAATAG
- the LOC104415298 gene encoding late embryogenesis abundant protein D-29 → MELTLGNCRHVASYSIPPLATWLDTRRVPCPHYILPPFVHALKSPCTQNSLPRQTSPKLEENLHKPVNSVVVLWRTFMASRRPFWLFVMAVAMALAVLAPGCGGSGVGHMPSKKEEGEDFEEFKVKTGQAGEKAADAGKEAKEASESWAEWAKEKISEGLGFKQDEATESTARRTSDKAADTAKTAKDKVQDMASGAGRYAAEKASNVKNTASEKAEEAKRATAEKSSELKDAAAKKAEQVKDAAAEKADQVKDAAKEKAENIKNTATTTAQEAKEKAESAAKTAAEKAKESKEKAAGKAEESKQKAAQKSEQATQKAAETTEQAKQKASQAKQKAAETTEQAKQKASETAEQAREKAAETGKRASEEGKRKQEEAEEHLSWGKEKAKEGYEAVKAKAGETLEAAKHKSQEIKDNLAGKGRDAEEL, encoded by the exons ATGGAGCTGACACTTGGAAACTGCCGACACGTGGCATCCTACAGCATCCCCCCACTCGCCACGTGGCTAGACACCCGTCGCGTGCCATGTCCCCACTATATTTTACCGCCTTTTGTGCACGCTTTAAAATCCCCCTGCACCCAAAATTCTCTTCCTCGGCAAACGTCTCCAAAACTAGAAGAAAACTTGCATAAACCTGTGAACTCGGTGGTGGTTTTGTGGCGTACATTCATGGCTTCAAGGAGACCCTTTTGGCTCTTTGTGATGGCCGTTGCGATGGCATTGGCGGTTCTCGCCCCCGGGTGTGGTGGCTCCGGGGTTGGGCACATGCCctcaaagaaggaagaaggcgAGGACTTTGAGGAATTCAAGGTGAAGACGGGGCAAGCAGGCGAGAAGGCGGCAGATGCTGGGAAAGAGGCGAAGGAGGCCTCGGAGTCGTGGGCCGAGTGGGCGAAGGAGAAGATCTCAGAAGGACTAGGGTTCAAGCAGGACGAGGCCACAGAGAGCACTGCGAGAAGAACCTCCGATAAGGCTGCTGATACTGCTAAGACCGCCAAAGACAAGGTCCAGGACATGGCCTCTG GAGCTGGTCGCTATGCAGCAGAGAAGGCCAGCAACGTGAAGAACACAGCATCCGAGAAAGCCGAGGAAGCCAAGAGAGCCACGGCTGAGAAGTCAAGCGAGCTGAAGGACGCGGCTGCCAAGAAGGCTGAGCAAGTCAAGGACGCAGCTGCCGAGAAGGCTGATCAAGTTAAGGATGCGGCCAAGGAAAAGGCTGAGAACATTAAGAACACGGCAACTACCACAGCCCAAGAAGCAAAGGAAAAGGCTGAGTCTGCTGCCAAAACAGCGGCAGAGAAGGCAAAAGAGTCGAAGGAGAAGGCGGCAGGCAAGGCAGAAGAGTCGAAGCAGAAGGCGGCACAGAAAAGTGAGCAGGCAACGCAGAAGGCAGCTGAGACAACAGAGCAAGCGAAGCAGAAGGCATCGCAGGCAAAGCAGAAGGCAGCCGAGACAACAGAGCAAGCGAAGCAGAAGGCGTCTGAAACAGCAGAACAAGCGAGGGAGAAGGCTGCAGAGACTGGGAAAAGGGCATCGGAGGAGGGGAAGAGGAAGCAAGAGGAGGCCGAGGAGCACTTGAGCTGGGGCAAAGAGAAGGCCAAGGAAGGCTATGAAGCAGTCAAGGCCAAAGCCGGCGAGACGCTCGAAGCTGCGAAGCACAAGTCCCAGGAAATCAAGGACAATTTGGCCGGCAAAGGCCGCGACGCGGAGGAGCTTTGA